One genomic window of Arachis hypogaea cultivar Tifrunner chromosome 8, arahy.Tifrunner.gnm2.J5K5, whole genome shotgun sequence includes the following:
- the LOC112705568 gene encoding mitogen-activated protein kinase homolog NTF3: MATQVEPPNGIKVEGKHYYSMWQTLFEIDTKYVPIKPIGRGAYGIVCSSVNRETNEKVAIKKIQNAFENRIDALRTLRELKLLRHLHHENVIALRDIMMPTNRSSFKDVYLVYELMDTDLHQIIKSSQALSNDHCQYFLFQLLRGLKYLHSANILHRDLKPGNLLINANCDLKICDFGLARTNSSKDQFMTEYVVTRWYRAPELLLCCDNYGTSIDVWSVGCIFAELLGRKPIFPGSECLNQLKLIVNILGSQREEDIEFIDNPKAKRFIKSLPYSPATPFSRLYPQAPPLAIDLLAKMLVFDPTKRISVTEALQHPYMAPLYDPNSDAPAIIPIDLDIDEDLGEEMIREMIWREMLHYHAESAMGNAPLCS, encoded by the exons ATGGCGACTCAGGTTGAGCCTCCAAATGGGATCAAGGTTGAAGGGAAGCATTATTATTCCATGTGGCAAACCCTTTTCGAGATTGACACAAAATATGTCCCCATCAAGCCTATTGGTCGAGGAGCATACGGAATTGTTTGCTCTTCTGTGAATAGAGAGACCAATGAGAAAGTTGCAATCAAAAAGATACAGAACGCCTTCGAAAATCGCATTGATGCGCTGAGAACTCTGCGTGAACTGAAACTTCTTCGGCACCTTCACCACGAAAATGTAATTGCTTTAAGAGACATCATGATGCCTACTAACAGGAGTAGTTTTAAGGATGTCTATCTGGTGTATGAACTCATGGACACAGATCTACATCAGATTATTAAGTCTTCTCAAGCGTTATCTAACGATCACTGTCAATATTTCCTCTTTCAG TTGCTTCGGGGCTTAAAATATCTTCACTCGGCCAACATTCTTCATCGTGACCTGAAACCCGGGAATCTTCTGATCAATGCAAATTGTGATCTAAAAATATGTGATTTTGGTTTAGCACGCACCAACAGCAGCAAGGACCAGTTTATGACTGAGTATGTTGTCACCAGATGGTATAGAGCTCCAGAGCTCCTACTCTGCTGCGACAACTATGGGACGTCTATTGATGTTTGGTCTGTGGGGTGCATCTTTGCAGAGCTTCTTGGACGGAAGCCTATTTTCCCAGGTTCGGAATGTCTCAACCAGCTAAAACTGATTGTCAACATCCTTGGCAGTCAAAGGGAGGAAGACATCGAATTCATCGATAATCCAAAGGCAAAGAGGTTCATCAAATCTCTTCCATATTCTCCGGCAACCCCCTTTTCCCGACTCTACCCACAAGCCCCCCCATTGGCAATCGATCTGCTGGCCAAGATGCTTGTTTTTGATCCAACTAAGAGAATCAGCGTCACGGAAGCGCTGCAACACCCTTACATGGCCCCTTTGTATGATCCTAATTCTGATGCCCCTGCCATCATTCCGATTGATCTTGACATCGATGAGGATCTTGGAGAGGAGATGATTAGGGAGATGATATGGAGGGAAATGCTTCATTATCATGCTGAATCTGCTATGGGAAATGCACCCTTGTGCTCATAA